From a single Roseibium algicola genomic region:
- a CDS encoding TRAP transporter large permease, protein MLEGLLGFAAVLVLVLLRVPIAFAMGFVGMIGFMIESGYRASISMTARLIIDTSQDYGLSVVPLFILMGLFVNKAGISRELYAASNAFLGHFRGGLAMATIVACGGFAAISGSSLATAATMSKVAMPEMRRFGYADKLSTASIAAGGTLGILIPPSVILVIYGLLTETSIGKLFVAGIIPGLLGVVLYLVAVQFTVWRDPEAGPAGERINLSGRLSALKDVWAVLLLFFLVIGGLYGVFDVPPINLSFSPTEAAGMGAMGAFLIALARRRLSLADALEALRETAMTAASLFAVLIGAWIFSNFVNIAGLPTALSDMVTAYNLPPWMVMGLILLIYIALGCVFESLSMLLLTVPIFFPVVTGLGYDPIWFGIIVVVVTEISLITPPVGLNVFVLRAVVGDVPTATIFKGVTPFWMVDIIRLIILLTLPGLVLLLPNQM, encoded by the coding sequence ATGCTTGAAGGACTTCTCGGATTCGCAGCGGTTCTCGTACTGGTCTTGCTGCGAGTGCCCATCGCCTTCGCCATGGGCTTTGTCGGAATGATCGGCTTCATGATTGAATCGGGCTACCGCGCCTCGATTTCCATGACGGCTCGTCTGATCATCGATACCAGTCAGGATTACGGCCTTTCGGTCGTTCCGCTGTTCATCCTCATGGGGTTGTTCGTCAACAAGGCGGGAATCAGCCGGGAGCTCTATGCCGCCTCCAACGCGTTCCTCGGCCATTTTCGCGGTGGCCTCGCGATGGCAACCATCGTTGCCTGCGGCGGTTTTGCCGCCATATCCGGATCGTCCCTTGCAACCGCCGCCACCATGTCGAAAGTGGCCATGCCGGAAATGCGTCGGTTCGGCTATGCCGACAAACTGTCGACGGCTTCGATTGCCGCCGGCGGGACGCTCGGCATCCTCATACCGCCTTCGGTGATCCTCGTCATTTACGGTCTGCTGACCGAAACCTCGATCGGCAAGCTTTTTGTCGCCGGCATCATTCCCGGCCTTCTGGGTGTCGTACTCTATCTGGTTGCTGTCCAGTTCACGGTGTGGCGAGATCCGGAAGCCGGTCCGGCAGGTGAACGCATCAACCTCAGCGGAAGACTGTCCGCCCTGAAGGATGTCTGGGCTGTCCTGTTGCTGTTCTTTCTGGTGATCGGCGGGCTCTATGGTGTCTTCGATGTGCCGCCGATCAACTTGAGCTTCTCGCCGACGGAAGCCGCCGGCATGGGCGCCATGGGGGCTTTTCTGATTGCGCTTGCCCGCAGACGCCTGTCGCTTGCAGATGCCCTGGAAGCCCTGCGCGAAACGGCCATGACCGCAGCCAGCCTGTTTGCAGTTCTGATCGGCGCCTGGATCTTCTCCAACTTCGTCAATATCGCAGGCCTGCCGACCGCACTTAGCGACATGGTGACCGCCTACAATCTGCCGCCGTGGATGGTCATGGGGCTGATCCTGCTGATCTACATTGCGCTCGGCTGCGTGTTCGAAAGCCTGTCGATGCTGCTGTTGACCGTGCCGATTTTCTTTCCGGTCGTCACAGGGCTTGGCTATGATCCGATCTGGTTTGGCATCATCGTCGTGGTGGTAACCGAAATCAGCCTGATCACGCCTCCCGTCGGCCTGAATGTCTTCGTGTTGCGGGCGGTCGTCGGCGACGTGCCGACGGCCACGATCTTCAAGGGTGTCACGCCGTTCTGGATGGTCGATATCATTCGTCTGATCATCTTGCTGACACTGCCGGGACTAGTGCTCTTGCTGCCAAACCAGATGTAG
- a CDS encoding TRAP transporter substrate-binding protein, with the protein MKSLFKIVGAAAVSLSLSVSALSAETVLKISSWLPPTHSVNTGIFANLITMMEEATGGEVSGELVFGLAPPPAQMDLVLDGAADMAIIFHGYQPGRFVGTKLIELPGYEGNAEDASVAYWRVYEKYLAALNEHRGVKVISLNTHGPGQIHSSKEVSSLADMNGLKTRIGGGVAGDVGSALGLIGINVPAPKVYETLESGAADAVAMNVGERVGFKLNEVAKYLYDMPGGLYRGSFAVIMSQEKFDSLPEDVQKALDEQVFGEPASRMAGASWDESDTIAYEATKNAEGTKITPASDDDIAKFEEISKEVTDKVLAELQEAGVDAKAAYEMVKQEMAGN; encoded by the coding sequence ATGAAGTCGCTATTCAAGATTGTTGGCGCTGCCGCAGTTTCACTGAGCCTCAGCGTTTCGGCGCTTTCGGCGGAAACCGTTCTCAAGATTTCCAGCTGGCTGCCGCCAACCCATAGCGTGAATACCGGCATTTTTGCCAATCTGATCACCATGATGGAAGAAGCTACAGGCGGCGAAGTCTCGGGTGAGCTGGTCTTTGGCCTCGCCCCGCCACCAGCCCAGATGGATCTGGTTCTCGATGGTGCCGCAGACATGGCTATCATCTTCCACGGGTATCAACCGGGCCGTTTCGTCGGGACGAAGCTGATTGAACTGCCGGGTTATGAAGGCAACGCAGAAGACGCATCCGTCGCCTATTGGCGCGTTTATGAGAAATACCTCGCTGCCCTGAACGAGCATCGCGGCGTCAAGGTCATTTCGCTCAACACCCATGGCCCCGGTCAGATCCATTCCAGCAAGGAAGTCAGCAGTCTTGCCGACATGAACGGCCTGAAGACGCGTATCGGCGGCGGTGTTGCCGGCGATGTGGGATCCGCGCTCGGTCTGATCGGCATCAACGTTCCGGCTCCGAAGGTTTATGAAACGCTGGAATCCGGTGCCGCCGACGCCGTTGCGATGAATGTCGGCGAGCGTGTCGGCTTCAAGCTGAACGAAGTGGCCAAGTATCTTTATGACATGCCGGGCGGTCTCTATCGCGGCTCATTTGCCGTGATCATGAGCCAGGAAAAATTCGACAGCCTGCCGGAAGATGTCCAGAAAGCCCTGGACGAGCAAGTGTTTGGTGAGCCCGCGAGCCGGATGGCAGGTGCATCCTGGGACGAGTCCGACACGATTGCCTATGAAGCGACCAAAAACGCAGAAGGCACGAAGATCACGCCTGCGAGCGACGATGACATCGCCAAGTTCGAGGAAATCAGCAAGGAAGTCACGGACAAGGTTCTGGCGGAACTGCAGGAAGCCGGGGTGGACGCGAAAGCCGCCTACGAAATGGTCAAGCAGGAAATGGCCGGAAACTAA
- a CDS encoding TRAP transporter small permease, with protein MSRLLKFAASLPALLASFALFVLMVMTFCDVVLRSVFNAPIEVAADMTRLLMAIMVFSVLPVVSAKDGHICVDLTDGMFKRAGLTRWRNAFTDLFCGLMLVLPAMRVFDLAERSRSYGDVMEYLRLPLHYVGWFISIVTAITAAVLIIRGLGHIFAPKLMSPRHA; from the coding sequence GTGTCCCGTCTACTCAAGTTTGCGGCCAGTCTGCCGGCGCTGCTTGCCTCGTTTGCCTTGTTCGTCCTCATGGTCATGACGTTCTGCGACGTGGTGCTCCGGTCGGTGTTCAACGCGCCGATCGAAGTTGCCGCCGACATGACGCGCCTGCTTATGGCAATCATGGTTTTCTCCGTTCTGCCGGTCGTCTCCGCAAAGGATGGCCACATCTGCGTCGACCTGACGGACGGCATGTTCAAGCGCGCCGGACTGACCCGCTGGCGTAATGCATTCACAGATCTCTTTTGCGGCCTGATGCTGGTCCTGCCGGCCATGCGCGTATTTGATCTGGCCGAACGAAGCCGCTCCTATGGCGACGTCATGGAATATCTGCGCCTGCCCCTGCACTATGTCGGTTGGTTCATTTCCATCGTCACGGCAATTACCGCCGCAGTCCTCATTATCCGAGGGCTCGGCCATATTTTCGCACCGAAATTGATGAGCCCCCGGCATGCTTGA